One window of Trichoderma breve strain T069 chromosome 3, whole genome shotgun sequence genomic DNA carries:
- a CDS encoding oxidoreductase family, NAD-binding rossmann fold domain-containing protein has translation MAGLFTFFRRNYTASNPPSVPKSPDPIRFGILGAANIGPDALFIPARTHPEVVIQAVAARDKAKAKQYADKHGIPVVLDSYEALIADPSIDVVYIALPNGLHFHWALAALEKGKHVLLEKPSVSNAEEAELLFHSSLLNKPGAPLLLEAVHYNFHPTWEYFMSQISQADVVYASHTVLVPTGIIKPSDIRYNYALAGGAIMDIGSYGISALRAIFGSEPESCIECNMKPTVPPASELCDAEYTAKLQFPNGAIGEIQGTYNESWLKFRLPHIEVLHRGVEVHDDSLGPNQVKIRTRKVVFYGHMFATIYNRIDTEDTYEVRNKDDQQPIKTWTEKKCKSVHSFREIDVEQPGEFYWKSYRYQLEEFVNRIKGRRGNGIWVSADQSIAQMKAIDMVYEKSGFGVRPSHERPVS, from the exons ATGGCGGGCTTGTTTACTTTTTTCCGCAGAAATTACACTGCGTCTAACCCGCCAAGTGTCCCCAAATCCCCCGATCCCATACGTTTTGGGATACTGGGCGCCGCCAATATTGG GCCGGATGCTCTTTTTATCCCGGCCCGCACCCACCCGGAAGTTGTGATTCAAGCTGTAGCCGCGCGAGAtaaagcaaaagcaaaacaatATGCCGACAAACACGGTATCCCAGTGGTACTAGACTCTTATGAGG CCTTGATTGCtgatccatccattgatgttGTTTACATTGCTTTGCCAAACGGTCTTCATTTTCATTGGGCACTGGCAGCACTTGAAAAGGGTAAACACGTATTATTAGAGAAGCCATCTGTATCCAATGCGGAAGAAGCGGAGCTGCTCTTTCACTCCTCTCTCTTGAATAAGCCTGGAGCGCCTCTTTTGCTCGAAGCAGTACATTATAATTTCCACCCGACATGGGAATACTTCATGTCTCAAATCAGCCAAGCCGACGTGGTTTATGCGAGTCATACGGTATTAGTCCCTACGGGCATCATCAAACCATCTGACATACGATACAACTATGCCTTGGCCGGCGGGGCAATCATGGACATTGGATCATATGGAATATCGGCACTACGAGCTATCTTCGGATCAGAGCCAGAATCTTGCATCGAGTGTAATATGAAACCAACGGTGCCGCCGGCGAGCGAGCTTTGTGACGCAGAGTATACGGCCAAACTCCAATTCCCCAACGGCGCGATCGGAGAGATACAAGGAACATACAATGAATCATGGTTAAAGTTCCGACTTCCCCACATTGAAGTTTTGCATCGAGGGGTTGAAGTTCACGACGATTCTCTCGGGCCCAACCAAGTGAAAATACGGACACGAAAGGTGGTGTTTTACGGGCACATGTTTGCCACCATATATAATCGCATCGATACAGAAGATACGTATGAAGTGCGCAACAAAGACGATCAGCAGCCCATCAAGACGTGGACGGAAAAGAAGTGCAAATCGGTACATTCTTTCCGGGAAATTGACGTGGAACAACCTGGCGAATTTTACTGGAAGTCTTACCGATATCAGCTGGAAGAATTCGTCAATCGAATCAAAGGTCGCAGGGGAAACGGCATATGGGTTTCGGCAGACCAAAGTATAGCACAGATGAAGGCCATAGATATGGTGTATGAGAAATCTGGCTTCGGCGTGCGGCCGTCTCATGAGCGGCCAGTTTCATAG
- a CDS encoding pyridine nucleotide-disulfide oxidoreductase domain-containing protein: protein MMFRTPPVIYDALIVGGGPAGLSTALTLARVCRTSIVFDSREYRNEGAKEMHTFISRDGIPPQSFRNISRGQIKDKYSDQVSFVEGTKIVSVSNDEILPGYKGFRAVDSANNTYFGRKLVLATGIEDILPTDIEGYKENWPQHIYQCPFCDGYEQKDFPIGLLTFPDPSYAHFALMVRPFNKDFTIYSNGPVPTDEPTQMALRKVLATGIKLDQRKVRRLINNGWGPENGISIEFETGPRAKLGMLLHRPPMQPRGRDLIEQLGLETNPKGDIVADSMMLRTSVPGCFAAGDTQESIKQALMAGSNGLRVGASIAFQLASEEGDRALAILEGKDVNMNL, encoded by the exons ATGATGTTTCGCACACCTCCCGTCATCTACGATGCTCTCATTGTCGGCGGTGGCCCGGCCGGCCTGTCGACGGCGCTGACTCTGGCTCGCGTTTGCCGAACTTCGATCGTCTTCGACTCTCGCGAGTATCGCAATGAGGGTGCCAAGGAGATGCACACGTTTATTTCTCGTGATGGAATACCTCCACAGTCATTCCGGAATATTTCACGAGGGCAGATCAAAGATAAATACTCGGACCAGGTGTCGTTCGTGGAGGGTACCAAGATTGTGTCGGTCTCGAACGACGAGATTCTCCCTGGCTACAAAGGGTTTCGGGCCGTCGACAGCGCAAATAATACGTATTTTGGTCGCAAGTTGGTTCTAGCCACAGGTATTGAGGATATTCTGCCAACGGATATTGAGGGATACAAAGAGAACTGGCCTCAACATAT TTACCAGTGTCCTTTCTGTGACGGGTACGAGCAAAAAGATTTCCCCATCGGCTTGCTCACGTTCCCAGATCCTTCGTACGCCCACTTCGCCTTGATGGTTCGACCATTCAACAAAGACTTTACAATCTACAGCAATGGGCCAGTGCCAACAGATGAGCCCACCCAAATGGCGCTGAGGAAGGTTTTGGCTACCGGTATTAAACTCGATCAGCGCAAGGTCCGtcgtctcatcaacaacggcTGGGGTCCCGAAAACGGGATCTCAATTGAATTTGAGACTGGTCCTCGCGCGAAGCTGGGAATGTTGCTGCATCGACCTCCAATGCAACCTCGTGGCCGGGACTTGATTGAGCAGTTGGGACTGGAAACTAATCCTAAGGGCGATATAGTGGCTGATTCCATGATGCTGCGTACTAGTGTGCCGGGATGCTTTGCTGCCGGCGATACACAGGAATCGATTAAGCAAGCACTCATGGCAGGGAGCAATG GACTTCGTGTTGGAGCTTCAATTGCATTTCAACTTGCTAGCGAAGAGGGAGATCGAGCACTGGCGATActtgaaggaaaagatgtCAACATGAACCTATAG
- a CDS encoding cytochrome p450 domain-containing protein, whose translation MLDMADTDKMMTLAKQWADEYGDVFYTKVGLQHFIWLSSPTAVKDLMDKRGAIYSSRAASPMINMVSNEERLNFLPYGEKWRTLRNILHSALNLETTSTYKPVQDFESKQAVWEILHAKDDTEFSDINRRYSTSTIMTITYGQPVPSLSDPLYQDILKIVRHFSLATAPGGWMIDTLPMLADIVPEFLLQNWKTVARQWYKEDSQIYLRMYHTLMDKVKNGTAPDCFLKDFAREKLEKSLISDVTAAFAAGALIEAGSDATTTALNNVILACLLYPEIVAGAHEELDRVVGSDRMPDFNDEPNLPYIRGIAKETLRWRASTKIGTCHSTTQDDWYKGHFIPKGAVIVLNWWAIHMDETRWKDPQRFDPTRYLDDSLTEAESMSQADANQRDHFTFGAGRRNCPGVHIAHNSLFINIARLFWAFNIRKSTDENGNPIEPSTAAQPGFLLTPVKFPARFEVRSEKHAAIIEQTWSEAQKH comes from the exons ATGCTTGATATGGCAGATACCGACAAGATGATGACCTTGGCGAAGCAGTGGGCGGACGAATACGGCGATGTGTTTTACACCAAAGTAGGTCTGCAGCACTTCATATGGCTTTCATCACCCACTGCCGTCAAAGATCTCATGGACAAACGGGGAGCTATTTACTCTTCTCGAGCGGCAAGCCCCATGATCAACATGGTTTCCAACGAGGAGCGCCTCAACTTTCTTCCCTATGGCGAAAAGTGGCGCACTCTCAGAAACATCCTCCACTCGGCGCTCAACTTGGAGACAACTTCGACGTACAAGCCCGTACAAGATTTTGAGTCAAAACAGGCCGTTTGGGAAATATTGCATGCAAAAGATGACACCGAGTTTAGCGACATCAACCGCAGATACTCGACCAGCACCATCATGACCATCACCTATGGACAGCCTGTGCCCAGTCTCAGCGACCCTCTATACCAAGACATTCTCAAAATCGTCCGTCACTTCTCACTCGCCACAGCGCCTGGCGGCTGGATGATTGACACGCTGCCCATGCTTGCAGACATCGTCCCAGAGTTTCTCCTACAAAACTGGAAGACGGTGGCCAGACAATGGTACAAGGAAGACTCGCAAATATACCTCCGCATGTATCACACACTCATGGATAAGGTCAAAAATGGCACAGCTCCGGATTGTTTCTTGAAAGACTTTGCGCGCGAAAAGTTGGAAAAGAGCCTCATCTCCGACGTCACCGCGGCGTTTGCTGCGGGAGCGTTGATCGAGGCCGGAAGCGATGCAACGACAACAGCTCTCAACAATGTCATATTGGCTTGTCTACTTTATCCTGAAATTGTTGCGGGAGCTCATGAGGAGCTTGATCGAGTAGTGGGAAGTGATCGCATGCCTGATTTTAACGACGAGCCGAATTTACCGTACATTCGCGGCATTGCAAAAGAAACGCTCAGATGGCGCGCTTCTACTAAAATTGGGACATGCCATTCGACTACCCAGGATGATTGGTATAAGGGCCATTTTATTCCTAAGGGCGCCGTAATTGTTCTTAATTGGTG GGCCATCCACATGGACGAAACTCGATGGAAAGATCCCCAGCGCTTTGACCCGACACGCTACCTCGACGACTCTCTAACAGAAGCAGAATCCATGTCCCAGGCCGATGCCAACCAGCGAGACCACTTCACGTTCGGTGCCGGCCGTCGTAATTGTCCCGGCGTCCACATCGCCCACAActccctcttcatcaacattgcCCGTCTATTCTGGGCCTTTAACATCCGCAAATCCACCGACGAGAATGGCAATCCTATTGAGCCTTCTACTGCAGCGCAGCCGGGATTTTTGCTAACACCGGTCAAGTTTCCTGCTAGATTCGAAGTGAGAAGCGAGAAGCACGCAGCCATCATTGAGCAGACCTGGTCGGAGGCGCAAAAGCATTGA
- a CDS encoding o-methyltransferase domain-containing protein, with protein MATLEEFLAQFNRVLEDATTNLQGPLNDERIKTLQTTESLPANNKKLWELLSRTVNMADQIVQLLQPPAIRLAETYLAYLDTKALFSVVSHNIPDLLSSGPLKASVLAQQSNLQPLRLKQVMRVLHNNGIFDYEHTTDTYSNNAASVLLQKDHWTQWHRWVSLYGDEFYDAAKGIPEAIKEGETRSAAQITYATDKSIFTYFAEKGLQEKFHKALGAGAVAQAPGMLADYNWKELGDAVVCDIGGGGGDFITALLRDNPPMRGALLEIQPIVEMVKPKYSSPDGVFADVADRMTELHAGDFLTKIPSYEVYTMKWCLHNWTDSDVVKILSNVRRSIKITHRSRMVVIESVLVEGRSSRVWRFGDLTMMSTANGLERTESEWIKLARQAGWVVKGITPLRHAWAAAIDLRPFFTVSI; from the exons ATGGCTACTCTTGAAGAGTTCTTAGCACAGTTCAACCGCGTTCTCGAAGATGCCACTACAAATCTCCAAGGGCCACTCAACGATGAGCGTATCAAGACTCTCCAGACCACCGAATCTCTCCCAGCTAATAACAAGAAGCTGTGGGAGCTCTTATCTCGGACGGTCAATATGGCCGATCAAATTGTGCAGCTCCTTCAGCCTCCAGCCATCAGGCTCGCAGAGACCTATCTTG CCTATCTAGACACGAAAGCGCTTTTTTCCGTTGTATCTCATAACATTCCAGACCTCTTATCTTCCGGCCCTCTCAAAGCTTCGGTCCTCGCTCAACAAAGCAACCTCCAACCTCTCCGTCTCAAGCAAGTCATGCGCGTGCTTCACAACAACGGCATATTCGACTACGAGCATACCACAGACACATACTCCAACAACGCCGCTTCCGTCCTTCTCCAAAAAGACCACTGGACACAATGGCACCGCTGGGTAAGCCTCTATGGCGATGAATTCTACGACGCGGCCAAAGGCATCcccgaagccatcaaagaaGGGGAAACCCGCAGCGCCGCTCAAATCACATACGCAACCGACAAAAGCATATTCACCTATTTCGCCGAAAAGGGCCTCCAAGAGAAATTCCACAAGGCCCTCGGCGCAGGTGCTGTAGCGCAAGCTCCCGGAATGCTGGCTGATTACAACTGGAAGGAATTGGGCGATGCCGTCGTCTGTGACATtggtggcggcggaggcGACTTCATCACGGCTCTGCTACGAGATAATCCCCCCATGAGAGGCGCTCTTCTTGAAATACAGCCTATTGTTGAGATGGTGAAGCCAAAGTACAGCAGTCCCGACGGCGTATTTGCAGACGTTGCGGATCGCATGACTGAACTGCATGCCGGAGACTTTCTTACCAAAATCCCCTCTTATGAAGTGTACACGATGAAATGGTGTCTTCACAATTGGACAGACTCGGATGTCGTGAAAATCTTGTCCAATGTCCGCCGTTCCATCAAAATCACACATCGCTCGAGAATGGTTGTCATCGAGTCAGTGCTTGTAGAGGGTCGGAGTTCGCGCGTCTGGAGATTTGGGGATCTTACCATGATGTCTACTGCCAATGGACTGGAGCGCACAGAGAGTGAATGGATCAAACTCGCTAGACAGGCTGGCTGGGTTGTCAAGGGGATAACGCCTTTGCGGCACGCCTGGGCTGCGGCCATTGACTTGAGGCCCTTCTTCACTGTGTCCATATAG
- a CDS encoding ABC transporter transmembrane region domain-containing protein: protein MKDEDEAAGGLEATPRGNEVSNKVELEAEASDEPPKASFGTLMRVFAFGQPKDRMIQIVCALAAICSGAAMPLMALVLGRLTANFTDKDEQASVDFMKHVRTNAGSLWFLYLFIAKFTLVYIWSFGFGYSANRMVQALRLKCLNRILHRSVTAHDAQTPGALSNAITIHCNSIQSALSDRIGIMIQAFAMLLASFAVAFSQSWHLTLVMLGLVFLTLGLIGFIVGSDQKIEAGLLKRYADCSAIAEDALGSIKTVIAFGAAPKFLAKYEAILDQAQADGKKRGWAIGFYLGAYLYKNGKITDPGRILSVFFAMLIGLGAIMALGPNMPSFIKAVAASGDVFKILDDADQTDSTVDSIASRLDTCNGHVELRNVSFSYPSRPGQKALTDVDIEFTRGTSTAVVGPSGAGKSTLISLLERWYQPTAGVLSLDGYDITTVDAKWLRSQIALVQQPPQLFNASIFENITYGLIGTEQEHASIEEKMRLVEEACQKARALEFIHKLPNSFDTIVGDQGGLISGGEKQRIAIARALIGRRPILLMDEATSALDNENSKVIETLMTASEDRTTIFISHKISSAMKADRIIVIDKGQVVEQGTHEELMAGSGLYKRLHDAQLQDESEPTEFTPVESSLIELNPLIKGPSVEPDSSPTHLAEIPDITKRSLFSNLCTIAKEQKRYWPVLLIGVLSAIVTAQIFPVQAILLGRVLDTFQNNTRQSQQLSSDANFWSLMFFVVGLGALISYAVLGFFMTLLGIRLTKFYRLDYFRAILSQRIEFFDRVTSGALVSRLSTDPANLHELISVNFGLLISIFVSIISGSIIALVFSWRLALVAIFGAMPVVFAAGFIRMTLDSSLAEATAKTFEESARFASDSLSSIRTVKAFTMETIVQKSYEQHLAQTMRKLSRKTAAITLFFAFSESAELLAAALGFWYGGKLLKEGKTSTEEFFTVFIAVIVGGQAAGALFGFSSNISKASIASNNILGIRRQVHAPEEQAPLLDVEGEKDANVVVDFRNVSFAYPARPEVTVLKNVSLQISQGQTVAVVGSSGSGKSTLLALLERFYDARAGSINVFGKPISSEEAELYRRRLAIVPQEPTLYRGSIRDNITLGVDEDKVKEEDIISACHAANLTDLIASLPEGFNSDCGAKGTALSGGQKQRIAIARALIRNPEILLLDEPTSALDAESELLVQETLQSIQGGRTMILVTHRLNTVKTADVIIVMAAGHIVEQGTHTELMAQHGHYFKLYQSARGEEV from the exons ATgaaggacgaagacgaggccgcGGGTGGCCTCGAAGCAACTCCCAGAGGCAACGAAGTTTCCAACAAGGTCGAACTCGAGGCCGAAGCAAGCGATGAGCCGCCCAAGGCTAGTTTTGGAACGCTGATG AGGGTGTTTGCCTTTGGTCAACCCAAAGATAGGATGATCCAGATCGTTTGCGCCTTGGCCGCAATTTGCAGCGGCGCCG CAATGCCCTTGATGGCGCTCGTTCTTGGCCGCCTGACTGCCAACTTTACGGACAAAGACGAACAGGCCTCGGTGGATTTCATGAAACATGTGCGAACAAATGC TGGCAGCCTTTGGTTTCTTTACTTGTTCATTGCCAAGTTTACA CTCGTGTACATCTGGagttttggctttggctaTTCTGCCAATCGAATGGTGCAAGCTTTACGACTCAAG TGTCTGAATCGTATCCTACATCGCAGTGTCACGGCCCACGATGCTCAAACGCCGGGAGCTCTGTCGAATGCAATCACAATCCACTGCAATTCCATTCAATCAGCACTGTCCGATCGAATCGGAATCATGATACAAGCTTTTGCCAtgctcttggcctcttttgcCGTCGCCTTTTCGCAGTCGTGGCATCTCACATTGGTCATGCTGGGCCTCGTGTTCCTCACACTCGGCTTGATCGGGTTCATTGTGGGCAGTGACCAGAAGATAGAAGCTGGGCTTCTCAAGAGATACGCTGATTGCAGTGCCATTGCCGAAGATGCTCTTGGAAGCATCAAGACTGTCATAGCTTTTGGAGCTGCTCCTAAGTTCTTGGCCAAGTATGAGGCGATCTTGGACCAAGCCCAGGCGGATGGTAAAAAAAGAG GCTGGGCTATTGGCTTCTATCTTGGAGCATATTTGTACAAGAATGGAAAAATTACGGATCCTGGAAGAATTCTTTC CGTTTTTTTCGCCATGTTGATTGGCTTGGGAGCCATTATGGCTTTGGGTCCCAACATGCcctccttcatcaaggccgtcgCTGCCTCTGGCGATGTATTCAAGATCCTAGATGACGCAGACCAAACAGATAGTACCGTCGATTCCATTGCTTCGAGGCTCGACACGTGTAACGGCCATGTGGAATTGCGCAATGTCTCGTTCTCTTATCCATCGCGGCCAGGCCAGAAAGCCCTCACGGATGTTGACATCGAATTCACCAGAGGCACATCAACAGCCGTGGTTGGACCATCAGGTGCAGGAAAAAGCACGCTAATCTCTCTTTTGGAGAGATGGTACCAGCCTACAGCAGGAGTTCTCTCGTTGGATGGTTACGACATCACCACGGTTGACGCCAAATGGCTAAGGAGCCAGATCGCCCTTGTCCAGCAACCGCCACAGCTATTTAATGCATCGATATTCGAAAACATTACATACGGCCTCATTGGAACCGAACAGGAACATGCGtccattgaagaaaagatgaggctggtggaagaagcatgCCAAAAAGCTCGAGCGCTCGAATTTATCCACAAGTTACCAAAT TCATTTGATACTATTGTTGGTGATCAAGGTGGTCTCATATCTGGTGGAGAGAAGCAACGCATTGCGATTGCGCGTGCTTTGATCGGACGGCGTCCCATTCTCCTGATGGATGAGGCAACAAGTGCCCTTGACAATGAGAATTCCAAAGTCATCGAGACCCTGATGACAGCCTCTGAGGACAGAACAACCATATTTATCTCGCACAAGATTTCATCTGCCATGAAAGCCGACAGGATCATTGTCATCGACAAAGGCCAGGTTGTAGAGCAAGGTACTCACGAAGAGCTCATGGCCGGTAGTGGGCTTTACAAGCGGTTGCATGATGCACAGCTACAGGACGAGTCCGAACCTACCGAGTTCACGCCTGTTGAAAGTTCTTTAATCGAGTTGAATCCTTTGATCAAAGGGCCGTCCGTTGAGCCAGACTCTTCCCCAACCCATCTTGCAGAGATTCCAGACATCACCAAACGCTCACTCTTCTCTAACCTATGCACCATCGCCAAAGAGCAGAAGCGCTACTGGCCGGTCCTCCTCATTGGCGTCCTCTCTGCTATTGTCACGGCACAAATCTTCCCGGTCCAGGCCATTCTCCTCGGCAGAGTCCTTGACACCTTTCAAAACAACACCAGGCAGTCGCAGCAACTATCCTCGGATGCTAATTTTTGGTCTCTTATGTTCTTTGTTGTCGGCCTTGGTGCTCTCATCTCCTACGCCGTCTTGGGATTCTTCATGACTTTGTTGGGTATTCGCCTTACCAAATTTTACCGCCTCGACTACTTCCGTGCCATCCTCAGCCAGCGCATTGAGTTCTTTGATCGCGTAACATCTGGTGCTCTAGTCTCGAGGCTCTCAACCGATCCCGCGAATCTTCACGAACTGATTTCTGTCAATTTCGgtcttctcatctccatctttgtgAGTATCATTAGTGGCAGTATCATTGCACTGGTCTTTTCATGGAGACTTGCTCTtgttgccatctttggcgcCATGCCCGTCGTCTTCGCTGCCGGTTTCATACGCATGACACTCGATTCATCTCTGGCAGAAGCAACGGCCAAGACTTTTGAGGAAAGTGCTCGATTTGCATCAGATTCACTATCGTCCATTCGCACAGTCAAGGCATTCACAATGGAAACTATTGTGCAAAAGTCGTATGAACAACACCTAGCTCAAACAATGAGAAAGCTGTCTCGAAAAACAGCCGCCATCACCCTATTCTTTGCCTTCTCAGAAAGTGCCGAGTTACTTGCAGCTGCACTGGGTTTCTGGTACGGAGGTAAACTGttgaaagaggggaaaaCGTCGACGGAAGAATTCTTTACGGTTTTCATCGCCGTCATTGTTGGTGGACAAGCCGCAGGTGCTCTTTTCGGATTCTCTTCCA ACATAAGCAAGGCCAGCATAGCTTCCAACAATATCCTCGGCATCCGACGACAAGTTCATGCGCCTGAAGAGCAAGCACCTTTGCTTGATGTCGAAGGCGAAAAGGATGCAAACGTCGTTGTTGATTTCCGGAACGTCTCATTTGCTTACCCAGCCCGGCCTGAAGTTACTGTACTGAAGAATGTTTCGTTGCAGATTTCGCAGGGGCAGACAGTGGCAGTCGTCGGTagctctggatctggaaaGTCGACCCTGCTGGCTCTGTTAGAGCGATTTTATGACGCCAGAGCCGGGTCTATCAATGTGTTTGGGAAGCCTATCTCATCCGAAGAGGCAGAATTGTACAGAAGGCGTTTGGCGATTGTGCCTCAAGAGCCCACTTTGTATCGAG GATCGATCCGCGACAACATCACTCTTGGAGTGGACGAAGACAAAGTTAAGGAAGAAGACATCATCAGCGCGTGCCACGCCGCTAATTTGACCGACCTGATTGCTTCACTTCCGGAAGGTTTCAACAGTGATTGCGGGGCGAAAGGTACTGCTCTGTCTGGGGGCCAGAAGCAACGCATTGCGATTGCACGTGCGCTTATTCGAAACCCGGAGATATTGCTGCTAGATGAGCCTACCAGCGCACTGGACGCGGAATCTGAACTG CTTGTCCAAGAAACCCTCCAAAGTATTCAAGGTGGCAGAACAATGATTCTAGTCACTCAC cgaCTGAATACTGTCAAAACCGCAGACGTGATCATTGTCATGGCTGCGGGTCATATCGTGGAGCAGGGCACGCATACCGAGCTCATGGCCCAACACGGCCACTACTTCAAGCTATATCAATCTGCTCGTGGAGAGGAAGTTTAA
- a CDS encoding cytochrome p450 domain-containing protein, translated as MWQNDLLSMETTILRSILQRAVESTVAATAVVVGSSILLILFFDWLNYQKQRKRLGNIPVVGDAPYLWKRLRWTENESNLNGVLQRGYDTFSKKLKPWAYWGQHDDFILVLPPGACDEVKNADISQMSFLQAVEDSYHFKLHTNILGRAHVDAVRQSVNKNMSQEPFAGFLELWHLVHTVAASFLIGPHFASNPEYMSYIEDYCLNVPGFVHQYFWVPAPLRKMFWYLSPAGSRVRKVIKKLKFFIIPEIQRTIQIWRTIGRSDEEYTLLGAMLDLKEERGMIKRDATAMSEEEEKRQIDIFSDEVIFTAFDSAGPVVCLVTQLLYESIRDEKLTEALRAEISTALANNNGEWSVQMMSSLPRLESFTRETLRVNGPTLFSVTRSVLKPFQLKSGLALRPGNIITSPSWMIHRDEDNYPKAHEFDPYRFYDETTNTATTKATTASNTFLAYGYGSQMCPGRYLGVRMTQIIFAKLLMRYDALFEGDKRAKPDNIVMPGQVLPSYYAKIVLKLRNEAKTHE; from the exons ATGTGGCAGAACGACCTGTTGAGTATGGAAACGACTATTTTGCGGTCCATTCTACAACGCGCTGTAGAAAGCACAGTGGCTGCTACAGCCGTTGTCGTTGGTTCTTCAATTCTACTGATATTATTCTTTGACTGGCTCAATTACCAAAAACAGCGAAAGCGACTTGGGAATATTCCCGTTGTAGGCGATGCGCCATATCTATGGAAGCGGCTTCGTTGGACTGAAAATGAGTCAAACTTGAACGGTGTTCTCCAACGCGGTTACGATACG TTCAGCAAAAAGTTGAAACCATGGGCGTATTGGGGCCAACATGACGATTTCATCCTTGTGCTTCCTCCGGGAGCATGCGATGAGGTGAAAAACGCGGATATAAGTCAGATGAGCTTCTTACAGGCTGTCGAAGAT AGTTATCACTTTAAACTACACACCAATATCCTTGGTCGTGCACACGTCGACGCTGTCCGGCAATCAGTAAACAAAAATATGA GTCAGGAACCGTTCGCCGGATTTCTCGAACTTTGGCATCTGGTGCATACGGTTGCGGCGTCATTCCTCATTGGGCCTCATTTCGCGAGTAATCCAGAGTACATGAGCTACATCGAAGATTACTGTCTCAATGTGCCAGGTTTTGTTCACCAGTACTTTTGGGTTCCCGCCCCGCTCCGGAAGATGTTTTGGTATTTATCGCCTGCTGGCTCCAGGGTCCGGAAAGTGATTAAAAAGTTGAAGTTTTTCATCATTCCTGAAATCCAACGAACAATTCAGATTTGGCGCACGATTGGACGATCGGATGAGGAATACACATTGCTCGGAGCGATGCTCGATCTGAAAGAAGAGCGGGGCATGATCAAACGCGATGCTACGGCTATgagcgaagaggaagaaaagcgACAGATCGACATATTTTCTGATGAAGTCATTTTTACAGCCTTTGACAGCGCAGGTCCGGTTGTATGCCTCGTCACTCAACTTCTCTATGAGTCTATTCGGGATGAAAAGCTTACGGAAGCTTTGAGAGCTGAGATTTCCACAGCACTTGCGAATAACAACGGTGAATGGTCTgtgcagatgatgagctctcttcctcgcctGGAAAGCTTCACGCGGGAAACTCTCCGTGTCAATGGTCCAACACTAT TCAGTGTCACGCGTTCGGTGCTTAAACCGTTTCAGCTAAAGTCTGGCCTTGCTCTACGACCTGGAAACATCATCACGTCGCCGTCCTGGATGATCCACAGAGACGAAGACAACTATCCGAAGGCACATGAGTTTGATCCCTATCGCTTTTATGACGAGACGACCAACACTGCCACTACAAAGGCCACGACTGCAAGTAATACATTTCTAGCCTATGGATACGGGTCGCAAATGTGTCCTGGCCGCTATCTTGGTGTTCGAATGACTCAGATTATTTTTGCCAAGCTACTGATGCGATACGATGCTCTGTTTGAAGGTGACAAAAGAGCGAAGCCGGATAACATTGTGATGCCAGGCCAGGTACTCCCATCATATTATGCCAAAATTGTGCTGAAGTTGAGGAATGAGGCAAAGACGCACGAGTAA